One Aquila chrysaetos chrysaetos unplaced genomic scaffold, bAquChr1.4, whole genome shotgun sequence genomic region harbors:
- the NOP53 gene encoding LOW QUALITY PROTEIN: ribosome biogenesis protein NOP53 (The sequence of the model RefSeq protein was modified relative to this genomic sequence to represent the inferred CDS: deleted 1 base in 1 codon) gives MAAPPFPALPKMAPPPFPALPKMASPPLPALPKMAAGSGCAALPSSRRGLALPFKMAAPAASTSFLGLSLGSRDPATVRRRSRGPRNRKKGWKRWAGPEARLGREIGDFLEDVVLQQRATGGLIAEQPDEGLFFVDASNAEKDRQLNKGKEKPLHVDLVLQPDSKVPAPNNILAHQIPNGRKEKRRRQFWEKQAEKGVLPRAERRLRARLRRGGAPPDKAPEKGRSDPERGFYDIWGADNPLDQALAGQDSWFLQQTKKQRVKRPARLQTKPSQVPAVEVIAAGGSYNPTFEDHQALLLRAHEVEVRKKRAEDKVERQLKIPEGAELPTAETVFQEQCEGLLEESGDEEDEEAPAAPAEPGDAPKPAPRQEKKTEQQRRREKEARALAARQRREKAARCGRQQELFRLRSLRRQVKRWEAELLRRRQARLAKRRAKDALPRRLGPLKYEEPSLEVQLSDELAESLRTLKPEGSVLRDRFKSLQKRSLIEPRERAKFKRRYRLKYVEKRAFREVT, from the exons atggcggcgccgCCCTTCCCCGCCCTCCCCAAGATGGCGCCGCCGCCCTTCCCCGCCCTCCCCAAGATGGCGTCCCCGCCTCTCCCCGCCCTCCCCAAGATGGCGGCCGGAAGTGGCTGCGCAGCGCTTCCGTCAAGCCGCCGCGGCCTGGCTCTTCCTTTCAAGATGGCGGCGCCCGCGGCGTCCACCTCGTTCCTGGGCCTGAGCCTCGGGTCGCGGGATCCCGCCACCgtccgccgccgctcccgcggTCCCCGCAACcgcaagaagggctggaagcGCTGGGCCGGCCCCGAGGCGCGGCTGGGCCGCGAAATCGGCGACTTCCTCGAGGACGTGGTGCTGCAGCAGCGGGCCACAGG GGGGCTGATCGCGGAGCAGCCAGACGAGGGGCTCTTCTTCGTGGACGCCAGCAATGCGGAGAAGG ATCGGCAACTGAACAAGGGCAAGGAGAAGCCCCTGCACGTCGACCTCGTCCTGCAGCCCGACTCCAAGGTGCCGGCACCCAACAA tATTTTGGCTCACCAGATCCCCAACGGGCGGAAAGAGAAGCGACGACGGCAGTTTTGGGAGAAACAAGCGGAAAAGGGGGTGCTGCCCCGCGCCGAGCGGCGCCTGCGAGCCCGGCTGCGGCGAGGGGGGGCTCCGCCGGATAAAGCGCCGGAAAAGGGGCGCTCGGACCCCGAAAGGGGCTTCTACGACATCTGGGGGGCTGATA ACCCCCTGGACCAGGCGCTGGCGGGGCAGGACAGCTGGTTCCTGCAGCAGACCAAGAAGCAGAGGGTGAAG cgcCCTGCTAGGCTGCAGACGAAGCCTTCGCAGGTCCCCGCCGTGGAGGTGATCGCCGCCGGCGGTTCCTACAACCCCACCTTTGAGGACCAccag GCGCTGCTGCTGCGGGCTCACGAGGTGgaggtgaggaagaagagggcGGAGGACAAGGTGGAGAGGCAGCTGAAGATCCCCGAGGGCGCTGAGCTCCCCACTGCG GAGACGGTTTTCCAGGAGCAGTGCgaggggctgctggaggagtcGGGGGAcgaggaagatgaggaggcgCCGGCAGCGCCGGCAGAGCCCGGGGATGCGCCAAAACCGGCCCCGCGGCAGGAGAAGAAGACGGAGCAGCAGCGCCGGCGGGAGAAGGAAGCCCGAGCCCTG GCGGCCCGGCAGCGCCGGGAGAAGGCGGCGCGTTGc ggcaggcagcaggagctttTCCGCCTGCGTTCGCTGCGGCGGCAGGTGAAGCGGTGGGAAGCGGAGCTGCTGCGACGACGGCAGGCGCGTTTGGCCAAGCGTCGGGCGAAGGACGCGCTGCCCCGACGCCTGGGGCCCCTCAA gTACGAGGAGCCCAGCCTGGAGGTACAGCTGAGCGACGAGCTGGCCGAGTCCCTGCGCACGTTGAAG cccgagGGCAGCGTCCTGCGCGACCGCTTCAAGagc